TGCGGCGTTCCTCGACGTGCTCGCCGCGGCAGAACTCCTCGATGCCGGTCTGCGCCTCCCGGGTCGAGAACTCGGTGAGGAAACCCAGAGCGCCGAGGTTCACGCCCATGATCGCGACATCCCGGCCGCCGACCAGTCGCGCCGCCCGCAGCAGGGTACCGTCGCCGCCGCATGCAACCACGAGGTCGGCTCCGTCTACAATCTTCCCGTTCTTTGCGGTGCCTCCGTACAGCACCGGTTCATGCCCTGCCAACCGAAGCCAGCGTACCAGCTCCGGTACCAGCTTGGTCGCGAGCGGCTTGCTGCGGTTGACCATGAACACTATGCGCTTGTGGCGGCGGGGCACGTGTTTAGCCTTCACTTTGTGAGGAAAGCGTAGCGGATTCTGCCGGCGTCGTCGCGCTCGACTTCCGCGGTCGGAGCCAGTGCGCGTACGACTGCTTCATGAGTTGCGTCAATCTCGATGGCCAGCAATCCCCCGGGTTTGAGCAAGACCGGACCATGTTTGAGCAGCATCGCGACAATATTATCCCCTTTTTGCCCTCCATCAAGTGCCAGCCGCGGCTCCCGGCGGACATTCGCCTCGAGTCGCGCCAGCCGCGGCGTCGGCACGTATGGAGGGTTGGATACGAGCAGGTCGAGTCTGCCACACAGACGCGCCAGGGATCGTTCCGTGAAGCTTCTTGCGCGCAGCAGCCGAATCCGTGTAGCAAGACCGTACCTTGATACATTCCGCGTAGCGACAGCCAGAGCTGCCTTCGAGGAATCAACTGCCATAATCGTCATCTCAGGGACAGCGCGGGCCAGCGCAATGGCGATACATCCCGACCCGGCACCGAAGTCCAAAGCGAGAAGCTTACGGCTGACAGCTTGCAGCTTACAGCCGGATCGGATGCGAGACAGTGCACGCACGACCAGTTCCTCTGTTTCCGGCCGCGGTATCAGAACCCGATGGTCAACATAGACATCGAAACCGAGGAATGGGGCAGATCGAGTAAGGTACTGCACCGGCTCTCCGGCCTTCGTGCGCGCTACCAGCCGGCGGAACCGTGACGCCGTCCGTGCTGCAATCGCCGGGCCGAGGTACAACTCATGACGCGACACATTGAGCAGGTGCGTCAGCAGAAACTCCGCCTCCGACCGCGAAATCAGGGCAGACGCTTCAGTCAGTAGCTTCGGGGCCGGAGGTTCTGTCTTGGGCATCTTGCTTCCAGCTTCTCGCTTCGACCCGTTACGCGTCTTTGCGTCTTTGTGCTGGGATTCCGAGGCTTGGCGTTCTTGGCGGACTTGGCGGTTTCTGTCTCGACCCGCTCACTCGATTGCGGCTTCGGCCTCTTCCAGTGCCGCGAACAAAGCGTCGAGGTTGCCCTCGATGACCGAGTCGAGGTTGTGCACAGAGACTCCGACGCGATGGTCGGTCAAGCGGTTCTGCGGGAAGTTGTAGGTACGGATCTTCTCGCTGCGGTCGCCCGCGCCGATCTGCTTGCGCCGGGCAGCGGTGGTCTTCGATTCGTCCTGAAGCCGCCTGGCCTCGAGCAGGCGCGCGGCGAGGACTTTCATCGCCTTTGCCTTGTTCCGCTGCTGCGACCGTTCATCCTGGCACTGAGCGACCAGACCGG
This bacterium DNA region includes the following protein-coding sequences:
- the prmC gene encoding peptide chain release factor N(5)-glutamine methyltransferase; translation: MPKTEPPAPKLLTEASALISRSEAEFLLTHLLNVSRHELYLGPAIAARTASRFRRLVARTKAGEPVQYLTRSAPFLGFDVYVDHRVLIPRPETEELVVRALSRIRSGCKLQAVSRKLLALDFGAGSGCIAIALARAVPEMTIMAVDSSKAALAVATRNVSRYGLATRIRLLRARSFTERSLARLCGRLDLLVSNPPYVPTPRLARLEANVRREPRLALDGGQKGDNIVAMLLKHGPVLLKPGGLLAIEIDATHEAVVRALAPTAEVERDDAGRIRYAFLTK